The sequence below is a genomic window from Tautonia rosea.
CGGTCCATCGCCGTCGAGGCCCCGCTCTCGTCGACGAAGACCAGCCGGGTCGGGTCGACGCTGGCGAACTCGTCTCGCCAGGCGGCCCGCCCGGCCTTCAACTCCGGCCGGTCCTGCTCGGCCGCCCGCCGCGACTTTTTTTGCGCGTGATCCCCAGCCGTCGCAGGGCCCGATACACCGCCGCGGGGCTGCAGGAGACGCCGGCGGCCCGGGCCAACTCCTCCAGCGTGGCGTCGTCGTCCCGGACCGCCTGGCGGAGCCGGGCCGCGGCCTCCGCGTCGAAGACCGCCTCGCGGCCCCCGCCGTGCGGCTTCGGCGCGATCGAGCCGGTGTCGCGGCGTTGCCGCAGCACCTTGCGGATCCAGCCCTCGCTGACCGAGAAGCGGGCGGCGATCTCGGCGCGGGTGCCGTCGTGGGCGTCGCAGGCGGCGACGACCCGTACGCGGAGGTCCGTCGAGTAGGCTCTCATCCTCCGTGTCCTCCCGACACGAAGGTATAACCGTGTCAACCGGCACGGTCAAAGGAAAACCGGACTAACCCAAACCCTACAAGGAGTAAGGCCATCGCGCAATTCACCTCAGGGCCCGGGCATGCAATATCCGGGCTAGCGCGAACGGTCGCGGCGCAGAGATCATCCTCACGCCCGATGCCGGCTATTCCGTGACCCTTTCGAGCTTCGACCTCGCGGGATTCAACCAGGTCGACCGGGTCGCCCGCTTCCTGAGGATTGTTGACGGAAACGACACTCTGTTGTTCAACTTCGGCTCCGACCTGACCATCCTCGGCGCGGGGCCGGCTCACAGCTCGTTCCTGCCGAATTTCTCGCACGCGGGGACGATCAAGCTTCAGTGGGGAGCCGATTGGAATCTCGGCATCGACAACATCCGGTTCTCACAGACCCGGTCGGCGGTCATCCCCGAACCCTCCTCGCTGACGATCGCCCTGCTCGGTGGTCTGATCCTGGTGTCGGCCCGGCCGATCTTCCTGCGGTCGCAGTCCCGGCGCAGCGGATGCCCCAAGAGTTGAAGCGTTCCTCGGCGTTCGGCTCGCGGCGATCTGGGCGGGGCGTTTCCCCAATCGAGGATCGCCGCGGAGCTTCGATCGGAGCGTTTGCAAGCCGTCACGACGAGGAGGCGTCGGCCTTCAGGTCGATCTTCGGGAACAAGGGCGAGACCTTGCCGTTGACCAGCGGAGCGGTCACGCGAAGATCGGGGCCGGCAGGGCGCTCGGCGGCGTCGGCGAAGGAGACGGCGTCCCAGGGCTGAGCGTCGCCGAAATTGAAGGCAGCGTAAAAGATCTCCGCGGTTCGGGGGAGAAACGGCTTGATCAAGATCGCCACGACCCGAAGCGCCTCAGCCAGATTGACGAGCACGACCTTCGTGGCCTCGGGATCGGTCTTGGCGAGCTTGAACGGCTGGGTGGCCTCGATGTAGCGGTTGGCGGCGTCGATGACTTCAAGCCAGATCTTCTGAAGCGCCGTCGCATACTGAAACGAGCCGACGAGCGAGCGAAGGTCGTCGACGAGCGCCGGTAGGTTCAACTCGGCTCGCCAGGCGTTGGGATCGATCGCCGACGAGCCTTCCAGAGCGCCGTCGAAATAGCGTTGGGTCATTGCCAGGGTGCGGCTGTAAAGGTTCCCCAGGTTGTTGGCCAGGCCGGTGTTGTAGGTCTCGGCGAAGCGCTCGAACGAGAACTCACCGTCCCCTCCGAACGGGCACTGGCTCATGAAGTAGTAGCGGAACCCCTCGCTGCTGAACTGGCGGATCAGGTCCATCGGCTCGACGATGTTGCCGATGGATTTGCTCATCTTTTGCAAGACGCCGCTGGCGTCGTCCTTGCGATAGACGAAGCCGTGGGCGAAGACCGCCTTCGGCAAGGGCAAGGCGGCCGACATGAGCATCGCCGGCCAGAGGGCGCAGTGAAATCGGGTAATGTCCTTGCCGATCACATGGGTCTCGGCCGGCCAGTAGCGTTGAAACTTCGCGTCGTCGTCGCCGTAGCCAAGCGCGGTGATGTAGTTCAACAGCGCGTCGAACCAGACGTAGATCGTCTGCTCCTCGTCGAACGGAACGGTAATCCCCCAGGTGAAGCCTTTCCGGCTGATCGAGACGTCTTGAAGTCCGGATTTGACAAGGTTGACGATCTCGTTGCGGCGGCTCTCGGGCTGGATGAACTCGGGGTGGGCCTCGTAGTGGGCGAGCAGGCGGTCTCGAAACTCCGAAAGCTTGAAGAAGTAATTTTCTTCCTCGACGATCTTGAGCGGGGTGTTCGGGTGGTTCGGGCAACATCCGCCCCCGCTGGCGGCCTCCTCGATGGTCTTGAACTCCTGGCCGGAGGGGGAGACAGCCTCCTTGGCGGTCTTGAACTCCTCGCAACCTTCGCAATACAGCCCTTGATACGGGCGCTTGTCGATGTCGCCGGCATCGTAGACGGCCTGGATGAACTGGCGGCAGCCGGCGTGATGACGGGCTTCGCTCGTCTGGATGAAGTCGTCGAACGAGATGTCGAGCGCCCGCCAGACCTCCTTGAACTGCCCGGCCATGTCATCGACGTACGGCTGCGGCTCGACCCCCAGCTCTCGGGCTCGCTTCGAGACCTTGATCGTATTCTCGTCGTTGCCCATCAAAAAATACGTGTCGAAGCCTTCCATGCGGCGGAAGCGGGCTTGCACGTCGGCGCCAATCTTCTCGAAGGCCGTGCCGATGTGCGGTCGGCTGTTCGGGTAGTCGATCGCGGTGGTGATGAAGTACGTCGAGGCTTGGCTCATGATTCAGTTCGATCCATCAAAACGGCGGCCCCGCGGCTCGATGCTCGGCCGAGGCGCGGATCGTGCCCGCCCGATGGGTCGGACACGCGGGGAGGAGGCGGCGTTCGCTATCGCCGTCAAGGCGATTATTCTAGCAGGTCGGGTGGTCGGCTCACCAACCATCCCCCCTCGTCTTGAAGAAGTCGGCGCAGGGAGGATCAGGCCCCTGAGCCGCCGGCGATCGACTTGAAGTAGTCGCGATCCGGGAGCAAGACCACCACCGCCTCATTGGAATCGGTGTCGAAGTCCCAGAGGTACCACAACCGGCAGTGTGAACAGGTGGCGAGCATCCGTTCGGGAAACCCGTCGTCGGGCTGGTGCAGCGTCATTTCCCGATCGCAGGAGAGACAGAGGACGCTGGACAGCGGCGTTTCACCCAGCGAAACGCCCATCACCGTAACCGTTGCAGCCTTGTTGACCCGACGGAAACTTGCCATGTCGAGGGCTCCAGTGCCCCGCGGATTCCGGGGCCGATGATCCTCGAATCGTCTCCAACAAACGCGGTTGAGACAAACTTTCGTGCAAATGTCGTTCCATTATGCGTCTGGGGCTGCCCAGGGGCTTCGCCTTCACCCGATCTCGGGCACGTTAGCCGATTGGAGCGGCCCCGCCGGTGGCCTGTTCCATGATCGCGTGCTCAGTCCACGCCTCGACGGGGCGGGCTGGGCCGAGGACCCCTCGGCTCATCACGGCGA
It includes:
- a CDS encoding IS630 transposase-related protein, which produces MRAYSTDLRVRVVAACDAHDGTRAEIAARFSVSEGWIRKVLRQRRDTGSIAPKPHGGGREAVFDAEAAARLRQAVRDDDATLEELARAAGVSCSPAAVYRALRRLGITRKKSRGGRPSRTGRS
- the metG gene encoding methionine--tRNA ligase, with the protein product MSQASTYFITTAIDYPNSRPHIGTAFEKIGADVQARFRRMEGFDTYFLMGNDENTIKVSKRARELGVEPQPYVDDMAGQFKEVWRALDISFDDFIQTSEARHHAGCRQFIQAVYDAGDIDKRPYQGLYCEGCEEFKTAKEAVSPSGQEFKTIEEAASGGGCCPNHPNTPLKIVEEENYFFKLSEFRDRLLAHYEAHPEFIQPESRRNEIVNLVKSGLQDVSISRKGFTWGITVPFDEEQTIYVWFDALLNYITALGYGDDDAKFQRYWPAETHVIGKDITRFHCALWPAMLMSAALPLPKAVFAHGFVYRKDDASGVLQKMSKSIGNIVEPMDLIRQFSSEGFRYYFMSQCPFGGDGEFSFERFAETYNTGLANNLGNLYSRTLAMTQRYFDGALEGSSAIDPNAWRAELNLPALVDDLRSLVGSFQYATALQKIWLEVIDAANRYIEATQPFKLAKTDPEATKVVLVNLAEALRVVAILIKPFLPRTAEIFYAAFNFGDAQPWDAVSFADAAERPAGPDLRVTAPLVNGKVSPLFPKIDLKADASSS